A single region of the Pseudalkalibacillus berkeleyi genome encodes:
- the hpaB gene encoding 4-hydroxyphenylacetate 3-monooxygenase, oxygenase component translates to MGARTGKEYIEGLKAAKNNVWIHGERVEDVTTHPALKNVVQSMSKLMDMQHEKPDKMLYTSPTSGDQVGLSFIAPKTKEDLVKRSGMFTEWARHTGGMMGRTPDYLNTSVMAFGTAEKFFAEADPMFGENVRNYYDYCRENDVTLTHTLIHPQVNRSKMQHEQKDPGISAHIVEKNKDGIVVNGARLLATQGGITDEIVVFPSTLNKASTNDDPYAMAFAIPNNTKGLKFVSRESFDVGRNQWDHPLSSRFEESDAIVIFDNVLVPWDRVFVAGSSDICNRTYVETNAMVHMTHQVIAKNTAKTEFVLGVILSMIDAIGIERFQHVKEKASEVMVILETMRSHLFRAEQNASTDKYGNMTPDFAPLNAARNWYPKVYQRMVEIVRILGASGLMGTPTQDDFTSEEIGEFVHRYTQGGQIDGYEKVQLFRLAWDLSLSSFGGRQALYEYYFFGDPIRMSNVYYDVYNKDPYKEMVKSFLDRVKPTTAQNVNV, encoded by the coding sequence TTGGGTGCACGTACGGGTAAAGAATATATTGAAGGTCTGAAAGCTGCGAAGAACAATGTTTGGATCCACGGGGAAAGGGTGGAAGATGTAACGACACACCCTGCTTTGAAAAATGTCGTTCAGTCGATGTCGAAACTAATGGATATGCAACATGAGAAGCCTGATAAAATGCTTTATACTTCTCCAACATCAGGGGATCAGGTAGGTCTTTCATTTATCGCTCCAAAAACGAAGGAAGACCTCGTCAAAAGAAGTGGGATGTTCACCGAGTGGGCACGTCACACAGGCGGTATGATGGGGCGAACACCGGACTATTTAAATACAAGTGTCATGGCATTTGGGACCGCAGAGAAATTCTTTGCAGAAGCCGATCCGATGTTCGGTGAGAACGTACGGAATTATTATGATTACTGCCGTGAAAATGATGTGACGTTGACTCATACTTTGATTCACCCACAAGTGAATCGTTCAAAAATGCAACACGAACAAAAAGACCCTGGCATTTCTGCTCATATCGTTGAGAAAAATAAAGACGGAATCGTAGTCAATGGTGCAAGATTACTTGCAACACAAGGCGGCATTACAGACGAGATTGTTGTTTTTCCATCAACATTGAACAAAGCATCTACTAACGATGATCCTTATGCAATGGCATTTGCGATTCCAAACAATACGAAAGGTTTAAAGTTTGTCAGTCGTGAATCGTTTGATGTTGGTCGTAATCAATGGGATCACCCGTTAAGCTCAAGATTTGAAGAGAGCGATGCGATTGTCATTTTCGACAATGTACTCGTACCTTGGGATCGGGTATTTGTTGCCGGAAGTTCAGATATTTGTAATCGCACCTATGTGGAAACGAATGCTATGGTGCACATGACGCATCAAGTCATCGCAAAGAATACAGCGAAAACAGAATTCGTCTTAGGCGTCATTCTTAGTATGATCGATGCGATTGGAATTGAACGATTCCAACACGTGAAAGAAAAGGCATCTGAAGTCATGGTGATACTTGAAACGATGCGCTCGCACTTGTTCCGAGCAGAACAAAATGCATCCACTGATAAGTATGGAAATATGACACCTGATTTCGCACCATTGAATGCAGCACGTAACTGGTATCCGAAGGTATATCAACGAATGGTTGAAATTGTACGTATTCTCGGTGCTTCAGGGCTAATGGGAACACCAACGCAAGATGACTTCACGAGTGAAGAAATTGGGGAGTTCGTACACCGTTACACTCAAGGTGGACAGATCGACGGTTATGAAAAAGTACAACTATTCCGCTTGGCTTGGGATCTCTCCCTTAGCTCATTCGGTGGACGACAAGCTCTGTATGAATATTATTTCTTCGGAGATCCAATTCGAATGTCCAATGTGTATTATGATGTCTACAACAAAGATCCGTATAAGGAAATGGTTAAATCCTTCCTTGACCGGGTGAAACCGACTACCGCTCAGAACGTGAATGTATAA
- a CDS encoding pyridoxamine 5'-phosphate oxidase family protein, which translates to MAKQEIPTELTPELVEFFQGEKLVNIATVDAETGAPNVNAISWVKSVDEKRIRFSVTNNSRIVDNIKANPGVVLNIIGLETVYSIQGKAEILEDTMEGVNLKLAKIEITVESVFESMFWGAKITQEPEYEKTYNLEKAKELDNSVYAALMK; encoded by the coding sequence TTGGCTAAACAAGAAATACCTACAGAACTTACACCAGAACTTGTAGAATTCTTTCAAGGTGAAAAGTTAGTAAACATTGCGACAGTAGATGCAGAAACAGGTGCCCCAAATGTAAATGCGATTTCATGGGTTAAAAGTGTGGATGAGAAGCGCATTCGCTTTTCGGTTACGAACAATTCTCGTATTGTCGATAATATTAAAGCAAATCCTGGTGTTGTCTTAAACATCATCGGATTAGAAACGGTTTATTCGATTCAAGGGAAAGCTGAAATTCTTGAGGATACCATGGAAGGTGTCAACCTGAAGCTTGCAAAAATCGAGATTACGGTTGAGTCTGTATTTGAAAGCATGTTCTGGGGAGCGAAAATTACTCAAGAGCCAGAATATGAAAAGACATACAATCTTGAAAAGGCGAAGGAATTAGACAATTCCGTTTATGCGGCTCTAATGAAGTAA
- the map gene encoding type I methionyl aminopeptidase, translated as MVPRRTSAEIKAMHEAGKLLSQCHKEIRKRIKPGILTKDIDDFVDQYLSRHGATPEQKGYNGYPYATCASVNDVVCHGFPSKSPLKDGDIVTIDMVVNLNGWLADSAWSYRVGNVSDEAETLLNTTKEALYIGIEQAKVGNRIGHIANAIQSFAEQKGYSVVKDFIGHGIGRKIHESPIVPHFGPIEQGPVLEEGMVITIEPMLNCGAHFVYVEEDGWTARTVDGSLSAQYEHTVAITSDGPMILTEQNK; from the coding sequence CTGGTACCACGAAGAACGAGTGCGGAAATTAAAGCGATGCATGAAGCGGGGAAGTTGTTAAGTCAATGTCATAAAGAGATTAGGAAAAGAATCAAACCAGGGATTTTAACTAAGGACATCGATGACTTTGTTGATCAATACTTAAGTAGGCACGGAGCAACACCTGAGCAAAAAGGATACAACGGTTATCCTTATGCAACATGTGCATCTGTGAATGATGTTGTTTGCCATGGATTTCCTTCGAAATCCCCCTTAAAAGATGGAGATATTGTTACGATTGATATGGTCGTAAATTTAAATGGTTGGCTTGCGGATTCAGCTTGGTCATACCGAGTAGGAAATGTTAGTGATGAAGCTGAAACATTGTTAAATACAACGAAAGAAGCACTTTATATTGGTATTGAACAAGCAAAGGTCGGGAACCGCATCGGTCATATTGCGAATGCGATCCAAAGCTTTGCTGAACAAAAGGGATATTCAGTTGTGAAGGATTTTATCGGTCATGGAATTGGGCGTAAAATCCATGAGTCACCCATTGTTCCTCACTTCGGTCCTATTGAACAAGGTCCAGTTCTCGAAGAAGGTATGGTCATAACAATCGAACCGATGTTAAATTGTGGTGCGCATTTTGTATATGTTGAAGAAGACGGTTGGACGGCAAGAACGGTAGATGGCAGTCTCTCAGCACAGTACGAACATACTGTTGCGATTACTTCTGATGGACCGATGATACTGACGGAACAAAACAAATAA
- a CDS encoding spore coat associated protein CotJA has protein sequence MHTNRKSYRPYIGPCDPCRPIRVKYYETPPNLYLGYQPYGLQQYDPCTALKKGTLWPALFAPYSNPYKKREGEQENDGANA, from the coding sequence ATGCACACGAATAGAAAGTCATATCGTCCCTATATCGGGCCATGTGATCCTTGTCGACCGATCCGTGTAAAGTACTATGAAACGCCGCCCAATTTATATCTTGGCTATCAGCCATATGGATTACAGCAATATGACCCGTGCACCGCTTTGAAAAAAGGAACACTTTGGCCAGCGTTATTTGCGCCTTATAGTAACCCATATAAAAAGAGAGAGGGGGAGCAGGAAAATGACGGAGC
- a CDS encoding TVP38/TMEM64 family protein — protein sequence MGVYWEKFKYFLTDLSQEDILRWLEEYKDLGPFPGILLPMLEAFIPILPLVLFVAGNAAAYGFFWGVLFSWIGTVFGSIFVYLLVRKFAQQKFMKFVANHKKSKSLLDWVEKKGFGLLFVLYCFPFTPSALINVVCGLSRINTLTFVLAVSLGKLVMVFFISYIGHDFFSIIKEPVKMIIISAVIFILWLFGKLLERKLHTPLKTKINE from the coding sequence ATGGGTGTCTACTGGGAAAAATTCAAATACTTCTTAACGGATTTGTCACAAGAAGATATTTTGCGATGGCTAGAAGAATATAAAGATCTTGGACCTTTCCCAGGCATCTTATTACCGATGCTTGAAGCGTTTATACCTATTCTGCCACTCGTACTATTTGTGGCAGGTAACGCTGCTGCTTATGGATTTTTCTGGGGTGTGCTTTTTTCATGGATTGGCACCGTATTCGGTTCGATATTCGTTTATTTATTAGTGCGTAAATTCGCCCAACAAAAGTTCATGAAATTCGTAGCCAATCATAAAAAATCAAAATCTTTACTTGATTGGGTTGAAAAGAAAGGATTTGGTCTTCTTTTCGTGCTATATTGCTTCCCCTTTACGCCATCCGCACTCATCAATGTCGTTTGTGGACTATCAAGAATCAATACACTTACGTTTGTACTCGCTGTTAGTCTCGGAAAATTAGTCATGGTGTTTTTCATTTCTTATATAGGTCATGATTTCTTCTCGATCATTAAAGAACCTGTAAAAATGATCATTATTAGTGCAGTGATCTTCATATTATGGTTGTTCGGGAAGTTATTGGAACGAAAGCTGCATACACCTTTAAAAACAAAAATAAACGAGTAA
- the hpaD gene encoding 3,4-dihydroxyphenylacetate 2,3-dioxygenase — translation MDFNIIRIARVVMNVTDLDRSRAFYVDALGFVETERDEDHLYLRGLEEHVHHSLVLKKSEKPGIQAMAYKVMEEQHLDQLYTFFKDKGMRPKWMDQGCQRGIGRTLRVQDPSGLPLEFFAEMEGVERMLQRYDLYRGARIQRIDHVNCMVQDVEAAQSFYMNELGFRCSEYTATEDDRVWAAWLHRKPTVHDHAFMNGVGPRLHHVGFSLSDPMSVIHCCDVLAAKGYAHAIERGPGRHGLSNAFFLYLRDPDGNRIELYTGDYLTSDPDFKPIRWDLNDPRRATFWGHAAPDSWFNEASVVLDVHTGEELPTSEPVLQQRKPDFVT, via the coding sequence ATGGACTTTAACATCATTCGTATTGCGAGAGTCGTCATGAATGTGACAGATCTCGACCGCTCAAGAGCTTTTTACGTAGATGCACTTGGCTTTGTTGAAACAGAGCGAGATGAAGACCATCTTTATCTAAGAGGACTTGAGGAACACGTTCATCATAGTCTTGTACTTAAGAAATCCGAAAAGCCAGGTATTCAAGCGATGGCCTACAAGGTGATGGAAGAGCAACACCTCGATCAATTGTATACGTTTTTCAAGGATAAAGGCATGAGACCGAAATGGATGGACCAGGGGTGTCAAAGAGGGATAGGAAGGACTCTTCGCGTACAGGACCCGTCCGGACTACCGCTCGAATTCTTCGCAGAAATGGAAGGCGTTGAGCGTATGCTCCAACGGTATGATCTGTACCGTGGCGCTCGTATTCAAAGGATCGACCACGTTAACTGTATGGTTCAGGACGTGGAAGCGGCTCAATCTTTTTATATGAATGAACTTGGATTCCGTTGTTCAGAATATACGGCAACGGAGGATGACCGTGTTTGGGCAGCTTGGTTACACAGAAAACCTACCGTTCACGATCATGCTTTTATGAATGGTGTAGGTCCAAGACTTCACCATGTTGGGTTTTCCTTGAGTGATCCAATGAGCGTCATCCACTGTTGTGATGTGCTTGCGGCAAAAGGTTATGCTCATGCTATAGAACGAGGGCCAGGTAGACACGGATTATCGAATGCGTTCTTCCTTTACTTAAGAGATCCTGACGGCAATCGGATTGAATTATATACAGGGGACTATTTAACGAGTGATCCTGACTTCAAACCGATTCGATGGGACTTGAATGACCCACGGAGAGCAACGTTCTGGGGACATGCCGCGCCAGATAGTTGGTTCAATGAAGCGAGTGTCGTTTTGGATGTCCATACAGGTGAGGAATTGCCTACCTCTGAGCCGGTTTTACAACAGCGAAAGCCAGATTTCGTTACTTAA